The window CGTCGTCGGTCATCAACTCGACACCCTCGTCCTCGCCGGTGTCGGGTGCGACCGTCTCGGCCGCGCCGCCGGTGGCCGCCTCGACACCGCCGTCGTCGGCGTCGCCGGCCGACCCGCTCCGGTCGACGATGCTGCCGAAGCCGCCGGTGTCGGCGCTCTCGGTCGCGGCGCCGGTCGACGTCTCGCTGGCGGTGGTCGGTTCGCCGGTCCCGCTCGGCGCGTCGGTGCCGAGCTGGTCGGGTGACTCGAAGGCGTCGTTGTCCCCCGCGGCGGGTTCGTCGCCGGGGGTCCGGAGGGTCGTGTCGGTACTGACGCCGCCGTCGGCCGTGGCGCCCGCGGTGGAGACGACCTCCTTGTTGGTCGAGACGACGCGCGTCGCGTCACACTCCGTGCAACGCTCGACGTCCTTCACGACGGTGACGACCTCGCTCCCCTTGGATTCGCGCTCTCGGACCATCTCGCGCTCGTCGTACGAGTGCCCGAAGAGCGAACACTTCAGCCCCATTGTGCGAACGTGGCCCCGACGCGAATTTAAACGTACTGCAGGGTGTGACCCCCGACGTGCGGGCGTCAGTCACGCGTCAGACGCCGTGCCGCACCGCGGTTCTCGTCCGCGGCCGGGTCGGCAGGGCGGCTCCCCGCGACCCGCTCCGCGCGGATTTATGACCGCCGGCGTGCTACAGTCGGGTATGCAGGCGAAGCCCGAGTTCCGTGACCGGGACGAGGCCGAGGTCGCGGTGCTCGACGCGCTCGTCGACCGTCACGAGGACGGGATGACGGTGTTCGAGCTCCGGTCCGGGACGGAGCTGGACATCGACACCATCGAGGCGGCGCTCGGGGAGCTGAAGGGGGCCGGGCTCATCCGCGTCGAGGAGGAGGGGAGCCGGACGCGCATCTACCCCGACGAGCGGGTGGTGCCCGCCCCCGGCGAGGCCGAGGAGACCGACCCCTCGCTCGTCGACCGGCTCCTCGGCAGACTGCCGCTGTGAGCCATCGTCGATGCCACTGCCGACCGTACGCGGTCGCGCAGGTGTCTGACGTACGGCTGACTGCTCGCGACACGTCCCTCTGCCGTCTTGCGGTTTCTACTTCCGACGTAGTCCGACAGGGTATTTACTGCTCGCGCGTCTCGGAGGGGATATGATCGCACGCGTCGTTGCGGCGCTCCGGGGGAACCGCTCGGCCGGCTTCCACGAGTGCCGCCGCTGTGGCACGACCGTCGAGCCGTCGGCCTCCGGCTGCCCGGCCTGTGAGTCGACCGATATCGCTCGGTACGACCTCTGAGGCCGTCTTCCGGCTGTCTTCTCGTCCGTTCTGTCTCGCCAGCGACGGCCGGGTCCATGGCGTCGGAGTTATCCCCCGACGCCCGCAATCGGCGGGTATGACTGTCGTCGCGGAGGAACACGAGGCACACGGGGCGACCTTCCGCGAGCTCGCGGACGGCCGTCGTGCCGTGGAGGCGTATCACCGGCCCGAGCGAACGGCCACCGCCGTCCGGAACGGGGTCGGCGTCATCGAGATGGGCTACGGCGTCGTCGCCGTCACCGGGGAGGACCGCCACGAGTTCGTCGACGACGCGGTGTCGAACAGGGTCCCGGCCGCGGACGGCGAGGGCTGCTACGCGCTGTTGCTCGACCCACAGGGCGCCATCACGACGGACATGTACGTCTACAACGCCGGCGAGCAACTGCTGGTGTTCACGCCGCCGGCCCGCGCCGCGCCGCTGGTCGAGGACTGGTCGGAGAAGGTCTTCATCCAGGACGTCGAGGTGCGTGACGCCTCGTCCGATTTCGGCGTCTTCGGTGTCCACGGCCCCACCTCGACGGAGAAGGTCGCCTCCGTCCTCCACGGTGGGTCCGGGTCGCCGGACCCGCGCCTCTCCTTCGTCCGCGGGTCGCTGGGTGACGCCGGCGTCACCGTCGTCCGGACGGATGCCCCGCTCGGCGAGGAGGGGTACGAGGTCGTCTGCGCCGCAGACGCGGCGAACGAGGTGTTCAACACGCTCCTCACGCGGGGGCTGAACGCCGTCCCGTTCGGCTATCAGGTCTACGAGACGCTCGCGCTGGAGGCCGGAACGCCGCTGTTCGACACGGAGTTGGAGGGGCGCATCCCGAACGTCGCCGGCGTCAGGAACGCGCTCGACTTCGAGAAGGGCTGCTACGTCGGCCAGGAGGTCGTCTCGAAGGTGGAGAACCAGGGCCGGCCGTCCCAGTGGCTGGTCGGCCTGCTGCCCGAGGCGCTTCCGACGGCGGGTGCGGCCGTCTTCGACGGCGACAGCGCGGCCGGCGAGGTCACGCGCGCCGTCGAGTCACCGACGCTCGACCAGCCGGCGGCGATGGCCTACGTCGACTTCGGGCTGGCGTCGGACGACGTGACGGTCCGTGTCGACGGCGACGAGGTTCCGGCCGAGGTGGTGGAGCTGCCGCTCTACGAGGGCTCGGACCGGTCGGCGCGGGTTCCGGAGTACGTGAGTTAAAATCTGGCTCTAACGACCATTTCTCAATTAACTGGCGACTTTTCCGAAAATATGTCAATTCTACGTTTTAGTGTGGCTGACAACCGATTCCTACACCTGTAGAAAGCCCCCGCCCGCTCTCCCTGGGACCGCGGTGACAACCGCGATGAACCGTGTAGAAAGCCCCCGCCCGCTCGACCATCCGGGACTCGCTGCGCTCCTCACTCGCTGCGCTCCTCACTCGCTTCGCTCCTCACTCGCTGCGCTCCTCACTCGCTTCGCTCCTCACTCGCTGCGCTCCTCACTCGCTTCGCTCCTCACTCGCTGCGCTCCTCACTCGCTTCGCTCCTCACTCGCTGCGCTCCTCACTCGCTTCGCTCCTCACTCGCTGCGCTCCTCACTCGCTTCGCTCCTCACTCGCTGCGCTCCTCACTCGCTTCGCTCCTCACTCGCTGCGCTCCTCACTCGCTTCGCTCCTCACTCGCTGCGCTCCTCACTCGCTTCGCTCCTCACTCGCGCTGCGCTCCTCACTCGCTTCGCTCCTCACTCGCTGCGCTCCTCACTCGCTTCGCTCCTCACTCGCTGCGCTCCTCACTCGCTTCGCTCCTCACTCGCTGCGCTCCTCACTCGCTTCGCTCCTCACTCGCTGCGCTCCTCACGCCCTCCTCACTCGCTGCGCTCCTCACTCGCTGCGCTCCTCACTCGCTTCGCTCCTCACTCGCTGCGCGCTCCTCACTCGCTTCGCTCCTCACTGCCTCGCTTCGCTCCTCACTCGCTGCGCTCCTCACTCGCTTCGCTCCTCACTCGCTGCGCTCCTCACTCGCTTCGCTCCTCACTCGCTGCGCTCCTCACTCGCTTCGCTCCTCACTCGCTGCGCTCCTCACTCGCTTCGCTCCTCACTCGCTGCGCTCCTCACTCGCTTCGCTCCTCACTCGCTGCGCTCCTCACTCGCTTCGCTCCTCACTCGCTGCGCTCCTCACTCGCTTCGCTCCTCACTCGCTGCGCTCCTCACTCGCTTCGCTCCTCACTCGCTGCGCTC of the Haloglomus salinum genome contains:
- a CDS encoding DUF7093 family protein, which gives rise to MGLKCSLFGHSYDEREMVRERESKGSEVVTVVKDVERCTECDATRVVSTNKEVVSTAGATADGGVSTDTTLRTPGDEPAAGDNDAFESPDQLGTDAPSGTGEPTTASETSTGAATESADTGGFGSIVDRSGSAGDADDGGVEAATGGAAETVAPDTGEDEGVELMTDDASDPADPADVDLDAEPADATDVTADEADPVTEDAEILTDEPASDRAPGQWPGDEAGEAWEPEPLTHDEAEEVDAPDEPETDASDADKPESAEILDDDRDAGGTPNTAAEPAPDIEPEPAATASFTVPEGHYRCPECGHTIPAESSFRRGDACPECVHGYLEASE
- a CDS encoding DUF6432 family protein; this encodes MQAKPEFRDRDEAEVAVLDALVDRHEDGMTVFELRSGTELDIDTIEAALGELKGAGLIRVEEEGSRTRIYPDERVVPAPGEAEETDPSLVDRLLGRLPL
- a CDS encoding aminomethyltransferase family protein; amino-acid sequence: MTVVAEEHEAHGATFRELADGRRAVEAYHRPERTATAVRNGVGVIEMGYGVVAVTGEDRHEFVDDAVSNRVPAADGEGCYALLLDPQGAITTDMYVYNAGEQLLVFTPPARAAPLVEDWSEKVFIQDVEVRDASSDFGVFGVHGPTSTEKVASVLHGGSGSPDPRLSFVRGSLGDAGVTVVRTDAPLGEEGYEVVCAADAANEVFNTLLTRGLNAVPFGYQVYETLALEAGTPLFDTELEGRIPNVAGVRNALDFEKGCYVGQEVVSKVENQGRPSQWLVGLLPEALPTAGAAVFDGDSAAGEVTRAVESPTLDQPAAMAYVDFGLASDDVTVRVDGDEVPAEVVELPLYEGSDRSARVPEYVS